tctaatatcgggagaagcaggctagaggcttgcattgagctagcaatgctaacgctaaattagaagcaaatagtcagctctgAAAATAAGCTCAAGCTaccttttcaattaccaacaactcaatattacagtgaaatgtatgtgtgaagtaaaTAATGAGTAAATGAGTCGTTCAGGTCCcgatattaccgtaataagtgtagtaaatgctccctaccataaaaacccaagagtgctagcactagctatgacaatgtatttatctacatatcaacTTACTATGTATGACTCATTTTTGTTTGTCATCTAGAAGCTTCTGGTGCttatctgtaactggcaacagccatgaaactcatggaatgGCAGTGAGAAAGTCACTTTTTGCGTTAAAAAAAGgaatgcagtacccacattttaccacaggatacCATTCTTGCTTAGTTCGTAAAATTTTCACCTTTAATTGAGCAAATGAAAAAAGGTTATTTTTTGGGGGGTTtgcattttaaaacaaaatttcCCTGGTTAATATGATATTTTTCttcaaaataatatttttatcaACTTTTCTTGGGGCGTAAAAGTTTGCTCTTTAGAAAACTCCCAGGATCTGCTGTTTGAAACAAACCACAGATGTGCTAGCCTGTTACTCAGATTAATGTGCTCAGGCTTGGCTGCCCCGACTACTTTTTGAAAAAAGTGTGTCTAATGTATTGGTAACGCCATCTATCGATCTATGTTTTTCCATCAAATAACCAAGTAAAAACCAGGATAAAAATTGCTTTTAGGTCTCTTACTGCTTCTAAAAATAGACCAGGTTGGAGAACACAACATTTCTTGTGGATGGGAACCATAAAAGTTGTGTTATTTTGGTCAAAAGCACTAAAAGACGAAGGCTGCCAAAGTTATGTTGGTGTTCTTTCTGAGATGTATTACTCTGGAAAACAGATGTAGAGCTTTAATCATGCTGTAGGAGTTTTTACTGGCATGGTAAACAGGCTTTCTGATGCTTTTATTGCATTTGTGTCTGAGCCAAGCTACAACAGATGTATTAAAGAGATACGTTTGATGTCTTAACAGCTATTTTGGTAACTTTATACTTTGGTTTGGTGTTTCTGTCATCTGGAACTGAATAAACACTCTTCCTTCTCCCTTTTTTTCTTGCTCTCTCCCCCTCAGAAAGCATACCCCAGGCTTTTAGCATACCCCTCTCCCAGGTCATTGCTAATGACAGAACACACAGGCAGCGACAGGATGGCTATCGTCAGGACCATTCACAGAGAGAGGAGCACAAGGACTCCTCTGACCTCGTCTCGTCTATTTTACAAGTCCGTCAATACATGTTTGTTTTCTTCAGTTCTCAGGATGAACTTTTTGCATATTTGAAAAGGAAAAAAGGTCAAATAAAATCACATGTATTGCAGTTTGCTACCAAGCGCCCATCCAACAAAGAGTTGTCCAGCAGTAACTCCTCTCTGAGTTCCACGTCGGAGACAACCAACGAGTCGACATCACCGAACACCCCCGAATCTGCACCGCGAGCTTGCAGGAGGGTGAATAAACATTTGTAACATTAGAggttaaatgaaatgaaaaattgGGTGGTTCTTTCATGTTAAAGCCAATGCCTGTTTACCCACCAGGGTGGCATGTCCGTGGACTCCATCACAGACCTGGATGACAACCAGTCGCGCCTCCTGGAGGCATTGCAGCTCTCCTTGCCGGCTGAGACGCCCagcaaaaaggaaaaacacaGGGATAAAAGGCTGAGCCTCAACCCTATCTACCGGCAGGTTCCCCGCGTGGTCGACAGCTGCTGTCAGCACCTCGAGAAATAcggtttgttttctttgtttccacTACAATACAATACAGTGTGCATTTTCCAAATGTACCATTGAAATAACCAGTTCCTTCTTTTTTCCATTCAGGTTTGCAGACTGTGGGAATTTTTAGAGTAGGAAGCTCCAAGAAGAGAGTCAGACAAGTGGGTATTCCATAGTTATTAATGTCTTTTGAAAGAAACAAAACTCTAAAAAATTGCTAATCTTGGTTATTTTTACTCAAATTAAACCCCTCAATGTATCATCTTTAAACATATTCATACATTTGGGGAAGGTATTTTATATACGGGGTAAAAAAAACTGCAGTTTTGGTGGAGTTTCCATTAGAGCAAAGCAGCTTGTTTGAACCGTTCACACCTTTTAGTACCAGCAAACAAAACCTCATCTCTAAAAATAGGGAAAACCAACACCGAAACGTCATTTTCTGCTTTGTTCACCCTACATTTAGGAGCACAAAGCCACACAAACACTATAGATATCCAAAGGAAAAGCTCCTTTAGTTATTCAAAGGAAAACTGTTTGAATGTTGTAGTGTTTACTCCCACAGCTGTCATTAACTGATCCATTTCACTTCGTTGAAGTTCAATGGGGCGATCAGTGTGGGCGGAGGGTTTAGACACAATCCTTTCTGCTGTAAACATTTACAACACTTGTAATTAAATAGAAGACACTGAATTTTTACTGGGAGGAGGTTATGCCACTAACATTAATTAACATTAGAGTTGGCCAAAGCAGATTTCTGTCTTTAAAGTCACTCCAATGTAGAagaaaaataaattatatatatatatatatatatatatatatatatatatatatatatatatataactgtatatgatttttaaaatacttttcaATTGCTGTCATTTTTAGATTAAATGGTTATTTGGTCAAATATTAAAAATTTTCTTACTGGAAGTGTCCCATGTTGCTCTAGAAGTGCTGCGGCTAAGTTTGTGCATGCACATAACCATATATTTCTAAGTAAACATGCATTATTGTGGCCTTGTGCCTACGCGCCTCTTTAAAGAAGTCTTTCCAGTAGTCGCCCCTCTAATATTGCACATAATTAACATGAGCCTAAGCTCTGGCATAGTCCCTGATGATTTTAAAAAGGCCGGTATTCAACCTTTGCTCAAAAAGCCTGGACTGGATGCTTCGCTGTCTGCAAACTACAGGCCCATTTCTAAACTTCCATTCTTAAGTAAGGTActagagaaatgtgtttaccaCCAGCTCTTGGTTTTTATGGATGAGAATGCCATTTTTGAGTCTTTCCAGTCTGACTTCAGAGCTCTacacagcactgagactgcactgGTTAGAGTGCTCAATGATATTTATCTAGCTACTGATAGCGGTAATTCTGTGTTGTTACTTCTGCTGGACTTCACGGCTGCCTTTGACACGACAGAtcatgaagtgctgcttcaccgtctCCATTATTATGTCAGGATTTCAGGGGAAGCCCTGGAGTGGTTTAGATCATAGCTGACAAATAGAAAGATGTGTGTAAGGAtgggaagttattcctcagagtaCTTTAATTGACCCtggggggtaccacagggctcgaTATTGGGGCCTTTGTTTTTTCTACTTACATTCTGCCCTTAGTTGATATCTGTCGTAAGCTTGGAGTTTACTTTCACCTTTATGCTGATgattgtcagctgtacctgcctctgaacacgtcaGGAGGTCTCTCTATTTCTAATCTTACGAATTGCTTGACGGAGTTTAAGGCCTGGATGAGTGGAAATTTTCTGAGCTTAAATGATCagaaaacagaggctatattgtttgcCCCAAGCATACATTCTGATTCTTCTTTAAttgactgtgggtcatttaatggTCAGCTGAGTGCTTcagtgactaatcttggtgttaaactagATAGCGCCTTTTGTTTTGACACCCACATTAATGGAaagatctcctcctcctttttccaccttcgtcggcTGTCAAAGATCAAACCTTTCCTGTCACGACATGATCTTGAGATGGTAgttgatttataaataaagttgagttgagttgagagtTGAGTTCAAGCTCTTCAAATAATGTCAGTTTGGAAATCAAAAAGAACATAAAATAAAAAGGTTACATTTCTACTACTTTTCCGGGCTCTAAACCTGAATTATAATCAGTTTTATGTTTCTTTTAAACTAGAGCATTACTTTTAGCTGTTTAGAAACCACCTCAGTTTATTCTTCAACTTAAAGCTTGATAACATGGTGATTTAGAAATCCCTTATTGGGCCTTGGTTAAAGTAGTTTAGTAATAAATCAGAATGTTTCCATGTGTAGGAGGAAGTTAGCTATAATAAAACATCCATCATGGAAGACTGGAAGTCATTCAAAGGGTTAGATGATCAGTATTAAAATCCCTAGTAGTGAAGAATCTGTCTGGCCACTTGTCGAGACCAGGATGCAAAAAATGATCTCTTGTGTTGTTCTTGCCTGGTTCAGCTGCGTGAGGAATTTGATCGCGGTGTGGACGTCCAGCTAGATGAGGAGCACAGCGTTCACGACGTGGCGGCTCTGCTAAAGGAGTTCCTCAGGGACATGCCCGACCCTCTTCTGACCAAGGAGCTCTACTCGGCCTTCATTAACACCACATGTGAGCGTCTCTCTGCTCCTCATTTTAAGCCTTTCCTTTTTGTTGATATTTGTCATATATATATGCCATTTTCTGTTTATGCTGTAGTGTTGGATTCAGACGAACAGCAGAGTGTGAGCCAGCTTCTGCTCTATctgctcccagcatgcaacagcgaCACTCTTCACCGGCTGCTTGAGTTCTTGTGCACGGTGGCTAACCATGCCAATGACCAGCTGGCCAATGATGGTCAAGAGGTAGGAAACAAGTAAatgacaaaaagaaaagaaaatatctaAAAAGCTTCTTGCGTAGTTTTCAAAGCCAGAACAAGTAAATCCTTGGCACAAACACTGATTTAAGTTTGATCAAGTTGTCTCAGTTGTGTGAATGGCTGTAGTTACGTCAAAGTTGCTCGAGACAACTCAATCAACTCTTGTAAAGTTTATAAAACAAAACTCACTTTTTCACGATACACATTATAAATGATGAAACTCTAAATAACTGTTCAGATCTCTTGAAATGAGTTACTGTGTAAAGGTTCTGAACAATTAGTATCTAACCCGTTTTACATAGCTCTATAAACAACCTCAATTTAGCAACTTGACAACAAATATTTGGGGTCTTGTCCAGGATCCAAACTTTAAATAGCTCACTATTTGCAAATATTGCATGGATTTCACTGTACAAGATTATGTAGTGATTTATTACAGATTTAGATATTCTATTCTAGGAATTTTCTAGGTATAATTACACAAGtatgcaagaaaaaaaatttcaattttaacattataaaaagTACATTGACATTTAGCTCATCAGTGTATGTGCTTATGTGTTGTTCAACTGTGTACAACATATGGGAATATACTTTATCTGGATGTGTTTCATGAGGATAAACTGAAACCCCTTTGTGTGTGATTGTTATTCTCGTCTTGGATATATAGCATCTGAAGCAAATGGGACGTTAAAGAAGTGATGTTCATATTGAAGTTATCAAACAGTTTTTAGTTGATAAGATTCAGGGGAAAGAGCACTCATCAGCCATGACCTGAGTTTTATGTCATCTGTGACAGAAAGGAAGATAATCACTAATTAGCCTAATAATAGAGACAGAAATTACGAACGCTACGTGTAATCTACAGTCTCATTCTACTTGAAAGACATTGTATCAGTTCAGTTCTTTGACCATTTAGCTAATTTGACTGGAAAAGCTTGATCTACTTACCACTAGACGGTGGTCCTATACCGTGTAAGACCTCTTTTTGCAGTGGTTTgggttcattttaaaatgtaaaaagttGGAACAGGTTGAGCGCCCCAAAAATGCGCATTTAACAAGCTGTCCTTTTTGAATCCAGATACCAGGGAACAAGATGACTTCTTTAAACCTTGCCACCATCTTTGGCCCAAATCTCCTTCACAAGCAGAAGAATTCAGACAAGGAGTTCAGTGTCCAGAGTTCAGCCCGAGCCGAGGAGAGCACTGCTGTCATCGCCGTACTGCAGAGGATGATTGCTAGCTACCAAATGCTATTCATGGTCAGTCACTGTGCCCAATCTATACACAACTTCAGATTTCCTAATGCAAAGGGGGCTCTATAAAAAGATGTGTATAAATGAATATAACTTTTCATTTCTTTGCACAATCAATGTAGGACTTTTTCCAGTCAAAATATAAACTTTTGTCTAAAATGAAAAACCTTGGCGCTTTTAGTCCTTTGCAATACAAGTTGCAAAATGTGAACTCAAGTTCTGTGAATTATCTTTTGAAGCTATTTTAACCCTTTTTTATGTGTAGTTTAGGTATGAAACAATATTATTATTGGGAAACTAGTTAAGAGTTTTTGGATCGAAGTAAACAAAATCAACAtttgtaaaataaacaaatggatgAAAAGATTTTAAAGTGCATTTGGAACAAATGCAACAAAGGATAGGGTGGCTGAAGTTCAGcagtcaattcaaattcaattcaaattcaaattcaaaaatactttattaatcccagagggaaattgattgctgttgtagctcagaataatataaTAATCaaatcatcaaagagttgttgtatattacaaccaAATtattaccaaattatgtataccccactgccgcgggccggctccggaccagaaacaagctcccctgccccgccatcacctgctggagaccgttgcacactgctgaggGGCcagctccggtccaggtttcagctcctccgccccgctgggagggtttgaaacactgccatcacctgctggagaccgtggtgcacTGCTGTACCCTGATTGTttcttctgttattgttaccggtacttgtcttgcaatgtgaaacgtttggtctcagattttgtaagaaaactaatcaaatttccccccaaaatgcaacttatagtccagtgcgacttacatatgcttttttcttcttcattatatgaGAAGTTTatgagaagtttaatgagaaattaaaatcaatagtacaatataatataacaaagaaacatttgcaggtttacaagcaaacacactttacattttacattttacGGCtgatgcgacttatactccgaaaAATACAGTACATGTGTGAACCTTTAGCATTTTTTAGCTCCAGACAACAAAAAAACACGACTGGTAAAAATGTGGTTTGTTATTAAAGTTAACAGAAAACCGGTTATAGAGATCGTATTCTACTTTTTATCTCTGGATCAGTGTTTTATCTCTGGATCAGTGTTTTATCTCTGgatcagtgttaattttgacaataaatttgaattttgttttAGTCTTCCATTTCAGTAATCCAATTCTTATTAATTTTAGTCttgttttagtcgactaaaacaaATGTATCTTTCTTCTAGTAAAATATTTGTAAACgtcagtaaaataaatgtaattttttaagTTAAGAAAATATTAACTACACCTattctaaaaaatatgaaaaattcacatttcacactttgaaTCAGCAAAACTATAGTTATACTTGTTTTAATAACAATAGTTAATGGAAAATACCTAAACGAACACTGACAGTTTGAAATTGTGTCTCTGAGTATTAATATAGTAAACAAATCTATATAATGTGCAGTGATATTtgcaaacatgacaggaaatgacatcataccatcaaaacaATAAAACGTGCTATTCAAATAACCTAAAGGCAACAATTGCTTTTAGGTGTGTTTACTAGAGTTTATCCTGAACTTTCTTCTAAACTGCATGAGTTTTTTCCTCACAAAAACACAGCTAGAACACCGAGCGCTGATGACATCGGTTGCAGCAGTGCCGCAAGAacaattaaccctcccactgtcctaatgggggtgaccccgcgaggaaagttgaccattgagcagggttgatggttcttgAGGTACACGTGGCGgccggggtgaggtggtgctcactcctcacccctgccatatggacccaagggataaaccatcaatcctgttcagtggtcaactttccttgcggggtcacccccatgaggacagtgggagggttaacaaccTATGCGCTGCTCCGTTCGTTCGTTTCGGCTCAGCTCGCTCCAGCAATCCCCTTCTTGCCCACGGCACTCGGCTGCTACCACCATACCACTTTTAAAACGAGGGGAAACAACGAATGCGTACTCACCTACCAAGTTGTTATCAGATCGTCACATATAATGCATTTCCTCCCCACCGTGGACATTTTCTCCTTTTCAACATAAACCGTTACTTACACATATGGCAAGCAGTAGCTTGTTCCAACAGAGGCCAAATCAGGACACTGGTTGGTTCTTTTCTCATGTAGTCCCGCCTTTTCCATTTGCTGAtagattttttgttatttttttacgtTGTCCGATCTTTTCCATTTTCTGGTTGGATTTTTGTTTGTCAGTTCTTGTTGTCTCTTATTCGTCACCGAAAATGTTGATCAATATTCGTCATAATTTAGCCTTTATTGGCGTGTATGTTTTAGTTTCGCTTTAGTCAGCAAAAATTCATTCATCACAAAGAAAGAAACGAAAATATTTAGTCAATTAGGTAACACTGCTCTAGAACTGTGTAGTGAGAATTATTTGATGTTATTTGCCTCCATTATGAAATAGTATTTTTAGGAAAGGAACACTTTCCAGTTGTGTGTGTTGGTATAAATCACGGATAGTTTCACTTTGTGTAAATTGGACCCTGTTTTAGTTCTGCCATTCATTTAACTTACACCTGCATAAAGTATTTTTCCAACACATCTTATAAATTATTAGCTATAATTTCTAACTTGATTTGCACTTGTTTCATCAATACTGATTTCATAAAAAGCACATGGATTTACATGTGATATTGCAATGTTCTTTAAAAAATTACTCTAAATGACTTGAAATCTGAAGTGTCAAGACTTGGGACTTGACTTGAAATTGGGAATAACAACTTGagacttaaaggtgcagtatgtaaaaaTATAGtgggaattttacagtgagaaaatcccaaaagagtctgtttcagtcattttggaatgaTGAAGGTTATACCGAAACATATTTCATTTCCAGCTGGTTGCGGGGATTGTCAGttgttctcctttcaaaacaaaagaaggagggatgtaactactgtcagtgagtgtgggggtcgtgttccctgcgagctaatactgcagcaccgACAACTGTAATTTTACAACGATGGCAAaacgctccagagttgtttaaagtggttgcagtaaccaaattctaccacaggatgtcactttttctttgtttctaTATAATGCAATTGAGACTTGCAGAACAATGACTTGGTTCCACTTCTGTGTAGGGCAAAACCTCGGTTTGAAATGTAAAAAGTGTCATCGCAGCAAAAAATTGCAAAGCCTACTTGTGTTGTTTTAGGTGCCCCCTGACTTGCAAAATGAAGTTCTGATGAGTCTGTTGGAGACTGATCCAGACGTGGTTGATTACCTCCTCAGGAGAAAAGCGTCACAGTGAGTACTTGTATATTATACTACAGTTTTGGTACTTTTCTCCTTTGAGTTTTTCATCTTGCTGTTCACAAATCAAATTGCAGGACTCCTGACATTTTGCAGTCCGAGGAACCCTTCAACCTAAACAAGCGACATTCATCCAGTGACTCCAACAAGGCGTCCAGTGGCGAGGTGTCTCCTTATGACAATAACTCTCCAGTTCTGAGCGAACGCAGAGGGGAACTGGGGAGCCCCGCCAACGATCAACAGCAGTATTCTGTTGTAGGGCAGGAAGCCGGACTTGACTCTTGGGGTTCCAAAGGTCAATAGTACCATAATTATGATTCACACAGAGAAACACATCTGATTCATTGCCCTCTTAGGTAACCAtagattttttatttcttttagatGACCATGCTAATATTTGGGGCACATGGCACAGTACTCTCAAACCAGCACTCAAGAACCAGCCGTGTACAGGTAACCATGTTCGAATCAGCAGACATTCAAGTTGTGTTTTGCATGTCTATAAAAAACAAGTCCTCAAATCCCGGGTCAGGGCACCAATTACAGGTTTGAAATAAGGTAAATGAAATATAAAGTGGAGTAAAAGCATATTTTTGCCCCAGTTgttacaaaaacacacacaaatgaaTTGTTGTTTTAAAACATTATTAAAGTTTTCTTCATTCTACTAATCAGCCTGTGTTAAAGGGTAATGGTTACATAACCACCTTGAGGAAACACTGAAATAGATttgtgaatgttttaatgaagccaAGGGTTTTATTTGTACATGGGTGTTATTATTCATTAGGACTAATTAGTTCCactcatgtgtttgtttttagGTTTCCATAGCAACGTGTCAGAGGAAAGCTCACCCAGCTCACAGGAGGGTCTTGATGGACTCCATGGTGATGTCAAGCCTCCTGCATTGGCACAATGGACTCATCCAATACCTGGCAACCCAGAGTGTAGACTGCACCCACCAGTCACCAGAGTGCGTAGCGGTCCGAGTTCAGAAACAGGGCGACCACGCCTGAAGCTGAGCATCAACGCCTCTGCGTCACCCCACCTGAACAGCACCTCACAAGGTCCGCTGCGAGCGACTGGACAAGGGGTCAATGACGGCCGCTCTCCTCCCCCGTACAATGCCCACCACCTCCTGGCCAACTCGCTGAGTTCCCCTCAGCTCACGTTGCCTCAGCAGCCCCATCCGCAGCACGCCAGACTGAGTGACTCACCCTCAACAAGACTGATGCCACAGAGTCCAGAGTGGAGGGACTGGCAGAGGGACCGGTACCACATCTGGCAGCTACTATCTTCAGACAATGCCGACACGCTCCCGGAAACTCTTGTGTGATCTGACTCGGAAATTCAGCTGAACGCAATCGCTCCTCGCTCTCATTGCTTGGCTTGCCTTTACTCGTGTTTCCTTCTCTACACTTTTTGCTCTTTCGCATCCTATCACCACGGTGTTGTTTACATGTGCAGCTGCTGCGTCATACGGACATCTACGAGCCACaagtatttctttttttttaattaactttAAAGATGCAGCTTCAGTCCCTTTTATTTGCCTTCGTGTTTTGTCCATCTTCTCTTTGTGTTACGGAGCATTGTTTAAAAAATGCCCACCAAAAATACCTCATTCTTTCTACTTCGATTAAATGTTACATATAATACTTTGCGTCATTTTTATTTTCTGCGTTTCACTTTTCAGACTCTGCGATGTTCGCTTCAGTAAATGCTGCTAAACATTATCTGTGCATTTTGGTAAATAAGATCAAATGGTGAAATTACATTGGACTGTACATTATGTGTATACTCAATATGTCGACGGACATTCATAAAAAGTTAAGCATCtgttaaaatgttaaatatgtttaaaaatctATAAGTCGGACATTTAATCGTGTTGTTTCAATCTTTAAATTTGAATGTAAACCGCTTCACTTATGGCTTCATGTTCTATGTAAAAAAAGCGCTTATTTGTACGTTTGTTCAAGTTTCTTTGTTCTCTTTTCGCCTTTTCGACTGCAGGAAGTTTGTGCCAAAGCCAACTTTTGTCACAACAGGAAGTTTGCCACAGAATTAGATTTATATTAGGACTCTGTTTGTTAAAACGGTTAAAAGCTTGTTGCTTCAAGTTTGTATAAAAATCAAGAAATGTGGCAAAATCGTAAATTCAATTTGGAATATCCAGCCTCACTGAAGCTAAACTAAAATGTGCATGATAAATTTTGACATGGGGATGACCAAATGTGAGggggaaaaaaaaatatatatatatatataaattgtgTTTTGTTATATTTTTTCGTACaatctgttttcttttttcaGCCAAAATTATGTTGAAAACCTACCAATGTTTGGAACCACTATTAAACTTCTTTTAAAGGCACTTTAATTTATTGTCCAACTACaacaatataataaaataaatcctCATCATTCACCATATttccttcaaattaacatttgctAAAATGTTTTTAGTTGTCTTGTTATAGAAGTTGGTGTTTGGGCCCCTCATCAAAACTAAAATAGTTTATTTCCATACTTTTGGTGCCATCTGCTGTCAGAAAACACACATTAGCTTGTTTCTGCTTCTCTCTGTTAACCGTTTCCATGGAAACCCACCTGTTTTGTGCTCGGCATGTGAATAGAAGCACCTTATGTGAAAACTCAAATCTTTTTGGGAAATAATTTTTCCATATAGGTCCTGCTTTAAAAGACCCACCAGGTGTCACACAATAGCTTTTTAAATATGTTGTAATATTAAATATATTAACCTATCAGTTTTTATTAAAAAGATATGTGAGAAAGTAACCCTCACGGTCCTAGTTTAATCTCCAATCATGATGTCATGAATCTTTGTGTTGTTGACGTTGTTACGAATCTATCAGAAATGTTACGTTTTTGTGGGTTTTATTGGCCCAA
This sequence is a window from Nothobranchius furzeri strain GRZ-AD chromosome 14, NfurGRZ-RIMD1, whole genome shotgun sequence. Protein-coding genes within it:
- the LOC107381065 gene encoding rho GTPase-activating protein 6 isoform X1 yields the protein MSAAQGLLNSVFSCSSPSSKAIAKRRLRQTRSLDPAIIRHCGTGTDGAQFPDAGAPLERLSAKQALRTKIPTLKEPIAPSLSSPSIPSDLSPSSNFHFDYETVKRPKRNTAGDLPFMVRGPSGSTGALFSPRRWLQRKVQPTCPQAYVVWKSEGDFTWSSLSGRSVRLTPVDIQSLSELERIRLQEVAYTRLVQDYDLGCQITIPKDGQKRKKSLRRKLDSLAKEKSKDKESIPQAFSIPLSQVIANDRTHRQRQDGYRQDHSQREEHKDSSDLVSSILQFATKRPSNKELSSSNSSLSSTSETTNESTSPNTPESAPRACRRGGMSVDSITDLDDNQSRLLEALQLSLPAETPSKKEKHRDKRLSLNPIYRQVPRVVDSCCQHLEKYGLQTVGIFRVGSSKKRVRQLREEFDRGVDVQLDEEHSVHDVAALLKEFLRDMPDPLLTKELYSAFINTTLLDSDEQQSVSQLLLYLLPACNSDTLHRLLEFLCTVANHANDQLANDGQEIPGNKMTSLNLATIFGPNLLHKQKNSDKEFSVQSSARAEESTAVIAVLQRMIASYQMLFMVPPDLQNEVLMSLLETDPDVVDYLLRRKASQTPDILQSEEPFNLNKRHSSSDSNKASSGEVSPYDNNSPVLSERRGELGSPANDQQQYSVVGQEAGLDSWGSKDDHANIWGTWHSTLKPALKNQPCTGFHSNVSEESSPSSQEGLDGLHGDVKPPALAQWTHPIPGNPECRLHPPVTRVRSGPSSETGRPRLKLSINASASPHLNSTSQGPLRATGQGVNDGRSPPPYNAHHLLANSLSSPQLTLPQQPHPQHARLSDSPSTRLMPQSPEWRDWQRDRYHIWQLLSSDNADTLPETLV
- the LOC107381065 gene encoding rho GTPase-activating protein 6 isoform X2, which translates into the protein MGDSVFLDRQNSYLGDFTWSSLSGRSVRLTPVDIQSLSELERIRLQEVAYTRLVQDYDLGCQITIPKDGQKRKKSLRRKLDSLAKEKSKDKESIPQAFSIPLSQVIANDRTHRQRQDGYRQDHSQREEHKDSSDLVSSILQFATKRPSNKELSSSNSSLSSTSETTNESTSPNTPESAPRACRRGGMSVDSITDLDDNQSRLLEALQLSLPAETPSKKEKHRDKRLSLNPIYRQVPRVVDSCCQHLEKYGLQTVGIFRVGSSKKRVRQLREEFDRGVDVQLDEEHSVHDVAALLKEFLRDMPDPLLTKELYSAFINTTLLDSDEQQSVSQLLLYLLPACNSDTLHRLLEFLCTVANHANDQLANDGQEIPGNKMTSLNLATIFGPNLLHKQKNSDKEFSVQSSARAEESTAVIAVLQRMIASYQMLFMVPPDLQNEVLMSLLETDPDVVDYLLRRKASQTPDILQSEEPFNLNKRHSSSDSNKASSGEVSPYDNNSPVLSERRGELGSPANDQQQYSVVGQEAGLDSWGSKDDHANIWGTWHSTLKPALKNQPCTGFHSNVSEESSPSSQEGLDGLHGDVKPPALAQWTHPIPGNPECRLHPPVTRVRSGPSSETGRPRLKLSINASASPHLNSTSQGPLRATGQGVNDGRSPPPYNAHHLLANSLSSPQLTLPQQPHPQHARLSDSPSTRLMPQSPEWRDWQRDRYHIWQLLSSDNADTLPETLV